Genomic segment of Clostridia bacterium:
ACAAACACGTAAAATGGAAACCAAGATCCCTTCACGAACACTAAACAGATAAAGTACCAATAGTGTCACAATATTAGCCAAACCTAATTTAGCACCCGGAAAAGGAAAAGGATTAGGTAAGTGCATTTCCAAAAAACCTAAGGCAGCAGCCAAAGTTACTAAAAAAGACAGCAAGACCAATTTTCTAGTGGAAAACATGCCCTACCTCCCTATCCAGTAATCCCATCAAGAGAAGACCCACTTTTGAAAAAAACAACAATTTCATTGGGCACACAAATAATTGTCTGTGGTGCCTGCTCTATCCAGCCTTGTTCAACACAAATTTGGTCAGGACAGGCTGCAGACAAAATGCGTATTTTAAATCCCTCTATTTCCGCAACTACTGGTCCTAATTTACCTGCCAAAACAATTTTTCGATGTTCATTTTCCGCGGACAACACAACTGTTTCAACAACTTTACCTTCAACCTTAAAAACTACTTGCTTTATTTCTTCTTTGGGGGAAAATAACAGATTCCGTCCCAGCAGACAAAATAAACCTAAAAGAAAAATAATTAGGACTAAACGCAAATCGGCTTTAGTCATAATTTTCCCCCCGATGGAATTTATTTTCTAAACCTGAACTAATTAAAATTTCCCCCTCAGCCGTAACAATTACGACTTCCACATCAGGAAGTTGGTCGACTAAATCTAAAGCCTGTTTAGATTCTAATAAAAACAAAGCTGTAGATAAAAGATCTGCTTGTCCAGCATGAGGACAGATAATAGTTACACTTTGATTATAATTTACCGGATAGCCATTTTCAGTAGATAATAAGTGATGGTATTCATTTGTTCCTATTTTAATTACCCGCTGATAATCCCCAGAAGTAGCTACCGCCTCATTTTCCAGAGTTAAAACTCCAATTACCCCCTTTGAATCACGGGGATTTTGAATACCGATTTGCCAGCCAGGAAACCGCTTTTTTTTACCGATCACTTTAAGATCCCCACCTGCATTAATGATCGCTTTTTTTATTCCTGCAGTTTTTAAAACTTCTGCTGCACTTTCCACTGCATACCCTTTGGCCACAGCCCCTAAATCAAGCGACATATCTGCTTTACTTAAAAAAGCCGTTTGTTTTTCGGCATCCAGAATTAAATTATCACTATTAACCAACATTAATACTGCTTTTAATTCGTCCGTGGTAGGCACTTCTTGCCTTTGACCTGCTGTCTTCCATAAATCTACTAAGGGACCAATTGTAATTTCAAAAGCACCATTAGTAAGCCGCTGATATTTTTTAGCTTCTGAAAGCATCTCCCAAACAAGGGGATCTACCTTTACCGGTTTTTTACCAGCCTCCTGATTAATTTGCTGTACATTACTTTCCATGCTTTCCGGAGAAAATCGTTCTGTTAACCCG
This window contains:
- a CDS encoding NusG domain II-containing protein, giving the protein MTKADLRLVLIIFLLGLFCLLGRNLLFSPKEEIKQVVFKVEGKVVETVVLSAENEHRKIVLAGKLGPVVAEIEGFKIRILSAACPDQICVEQGWIEQAPQTIICVPNEIVVFFKSGSSLDGITG
- a CDS encoding FAD:protein FMN transferase, whose amino-acid sequence is MKKFFLGALLLLILISGYVFREKEVVQEEFLMDTFVSISAYGANTDFLKENVEAAFREMRRITGLTERFSPESMESNVQQINQEAGKKPVKVDPLVWEMLSEAKKYQRLTNGAFEITIGPLVDLWKTAGQRQEVPTTDELKAVLMLVNSDNLILDAEKQTAFLSKADMSLDLGAVAKGYAVESAAEVLKTAGIKKAIINAGGDLKVIGKKKRFPGWQIGIQNPRDSKGVIGVLTLENEAVATSGDYQRVIKIGTNEYHHLLSTENGYPVNYNQSVTIICPHAGQADLLSTALFLLESKQALDLVDQLPDVEVVIVTAEGEILISSGLENKFHRGENYD